One window of the Primulina eburnea isolate SZY01 chromosome 18, ASM2296580v1, whole genome shotgun sequence genome contains the following:
- the LOC140819680 gene encoding shikimate O-hydroxycinnamoyltransferase-like, whose translation MKIDVKNSTLVAPEAATPNVGLWNSNVDLVVPNFHTPSVYFYRPAEAADFFDATVLKLALGRVLVPFYPMAGRLKRDEDGRIEINCNAEGVLFVEAECDGVVDDFGDFAPTLELRRLIPAVDYSLGISSYPLLVLQVTYFKCGGVSLGVGMQHHAADGFSGLHFINTWSDMARGLDITVQPFIDRTLLRARDPPQPQFKHIEYQPPPSMKLASKPDTSPETAVSIFKLTRDQLNTLKSKTKGEGNTVTYSSYEMLAGHIWRCACKARGLPQDQDTKLYIATDGRSRLRPSLPSGYFGNVIFTATPTAVSGDLESNPVWYSASKIHDALARMENDYLRSALDYLELQPDLKALVRGAHTFRCPNLGITSWSRLPIHDADFGWGRPIFMGPGGIAYEGLSFILPSPTNDGSLSVAISLQTEHMKVFEKLLYDI comes from the exons ATGAAGATCGACGTGAAGAATTCGACGTTGGTTGCTCCGGAGGCGGCGACGCCGAACGTCGGCCTGTGGAACTCCAACGTTGATCTGGTGGTGCCCAACTTCCACACCCCCAGCGTCTACTTTTACCGTCCCGCAGAGGCGGCGGACTTCTTCGACGCCACAGTGCTTAAATTGGCGCTGGGCCGCGTGCTAGTGCCGTTCTACCCCATGGCGGGGAGGCTGAAGAGGGATGAAGATGGCCGGATTGAGATCAACTGTAACGCCGAGGGGGTGCTTTTCGTGGAAGCGGAGTGCGACGGAGTGGTTGATGATTTCGGCGACTTTGCTCCGACGTTGGAGCTCCGCCGCCTCATTCCGGCGGTGGATTATTCCCTCGGAATCTCAAGTTACCCACTTTTGGTGCTGCAG GTCACATATTTCAAATGTGGTGGAGTTTCCTTAGGCGTTGGAATGCAGCATCACGCAGCCGATGGATTCTCTGGTCTCCATTTCATCAACACCTGGTCGGACATGGCCCGAGGCCTCGACATCACCGTCCAACCCTTCATCGACAGGACCCTCCTCCGTGCCCGCGATCCGCCTCAACCCCAATTCAAGCACATCGAGTATCAGCCCCCTCCATCCATGAAACTCGCGAGCAAACCCGATACATCCCCTGAAACAGCCGTTTCCATATTCAAGCTAACCCGCGATCAGCTCAACACCCTCAAGTCCAAGACGAAAGGGGAAGGGAACACAGTCACTTACAGCTCGTATGAGATGCTGGCAGGTCATATTTGGCGATGTGCGTGCAAGGCTCGCGGGCTGCCTCAAGATCAGGACACAAAGCTGTACATCGCAACTGATGGGCGATCCAGGCTCCGTCCCTCGCTCCCATCAGGCTATTTTGGCAATGTGATCTTCACAGCCACTCCGACTGCTGTATCTGGCGACCTTGAATCCAATCCCGTCTGGTATTCTGCCAGTAAAATCCACGATGCTTTGGCTCGGATGGAGAATGACTACCTGAGGTCGGCTCTTGACTACCTAGAACTGCAACCTGATTTGAAGGCACTTGTACGCGGAGCGCACACATTCAGGTGCCCAAATCTTGGGATCACAAGTTGGTCTCGGCTGCCTATCCATGATGCAGATTTCGGATGGGGCAGGCCGATCTTCATGGGACCAGGTGGGATTGCTTACGAAGGTTTAAGCTTCATATTGCCAAGTCCGACAAACGATGGGAGCTTATCGGTCGCAATCTCGTTGCAAACTGAGCATATGAAGGTTTTTGAGAAGCTCTTGTATGACATTTGA
- the LOC140820129 gene encoding putative late blight resistance protein homolog R1A-10 — protein MAAAYAALMSLMHTLEMILHPSQQLRINRIQIESLLQKVRSLQEFLEDYSHRDHEEMAALGSRIADKARAADIVIDYHVLDQILARVKGGEAESSTGFSEYIQNLIKEMEDLIEMEVMSIKETTRALEEARSLEVFSAAGSSRLAPNDHDTPVGSVEKLNEIMETLTGHQSNRQIIAIVGMGGIGKTTLAKNVYKHPHTANYFHIRAWATVSQNYSAREIILEMLSEIDRSKQESVSSTHDDQLHEQLYKSKQQSVLSDDQLGEQLHKILSGMRYLIVMDDFWSIEAWDNIRAFLPDNRNGSRIMITTRLLNVARQLNSSVSFEMELLDDVQSWMLLCDKVFGKEGCPSELEELGKDIAKKCRGLPLAIVAIGGLLAKSNKTREVWEDTMENLNSIISSGNEGNCMEILKLSYKNLPIHLKPCFLYIAAISKHRQSILPDIAWSLVGEGFLKPVRDKSLEEVANEYITDLIDRNLIFFLEVGGIGRVKFLGMHDFLGDLCMKQVREENFLSVIHEHNLHMATSRAFNIFRQASEIRSTTRVYASRLIVWNGLEMDGEYTPVEEDITQLPYLRLSFLDSQNLHFMRRRFIDSIPFFWCLQSLIVMSNPGNVITLPSEIWDLPLLRHLFSNIVFLCDPIPARYRNDGRDPHILETLQTLVGVLDFRCGEEVYK, from the coding sequence ATGGCGGCGGCTTATGCAGCTTTAATGTCGCTTATGCATACTTTAGAGATGATCTTGCACCCTTCCCAACAGCTACGTATAAACAGAATACAGATCGAGTCCCTGCTGCAAAAGGTGCGTTCCCTTCAAGAATTTCTTGAAGATTATTCTCACAGAGACCATGAAGAAATGGCTGCATTGGGGAGTCGAATTGCAGATAAGGCTCGTGCAGCGGACATCGTCATTGACTACCATGTGTTGGATCAAATTCTAGCACGAGTAAAGGGTGGAGAGGCAGAGAGCTCCACTGGCTTCTCTGAATATATACAGAATCTTATAAAAGAGATGGAAGATTTGATCGAGATGGAAGTGATGAGTATTAAAGAGACTACTAGGGCCTTGGAGGAAGCTCGGTCACTCGAAGTTTTTTCGGCTGCTGGTTCGTCGAGGTTAGCTCCCAATGACCACGATACTCCAGTGGGTTCTGTTGAGAAGTTGAATGAAATAATGGAAACGCTCACAGGACATCAATCAAATCGTCAAATCATAGCAATCGTTGGAATGGGAGGTATCGGTAAGACGACTCTAGCTAAAAATGTCTACAAACATCCACATACTGCAAATTACTTTCATATTCGTGCTTGGGCCACAGTATCTCAAAATTATAGTGCACGAGAAATTATTTTAGAAATGCTGTCAGAAATTGATCGAAGCAAACAAGAGAGTGTTTCAAGTACTCATGATGATCAGTTGCATGAACAGTTGTACAAAAGCAAACAACAGAGCGTTCTAAGTGATGATCAGTTAGGTGAACAATTACACAAGATCTTATCTGGTATGAGGTATTTGATCGTGATGGATGATTTCTGGAGTATCGAGGCTTGGGATAACATACGTGCATTCCTTCCCGATAACCGTAATGGAAGTCGAATTATGATAACAACAAGGCTGTTAAATGTAGCTAGGCAATTAAACTCTTCTGTTTCTTTTGAAATGGAACTTTTGGACGATGTTCAAAGTTGGATGCTGTTGTGTGACAAGGTATTTGGGAAAGAAGGTTGCCCTTCTGAACTTGAAGAATTAGGAAAAGATATTGCAAAAAAGTGTAGAGGACTTCCTCTAGCAATTGTAGCCATCGGCGGACTTCTGGCGAAGTCTAACAAGACACGAGAGGTGTGGGAAGATACTATGGAAAATTTGAACTCCATTATTAGCTCAGGGAATGAAGGGAATTGCATGGAGATATTAAAACTGAGTTATAAAAATTTGCCTATTCATTTGAAACCATGCTTCCTCTACATAGCTGCTATTTCCAAACATCGCCAGTCTATATTACCTGATATTGCTTGGTCATTGGTCGGAGAGGGTTTTTTAAAACCAGTGAGAGATAAAAGTTTGGAAGAGGTTGCGAATGAGTACATAACAGATCTTATTGACAGAAAccttattttttttcttgaagTTGGGGGCATCGGCCGAGTAAAATTTTTGGGTATGCATGATTTCTTGGGGGACCTCTGCATGAAGCAAGTTCGAGAAGAAAATTTTCTTTCTGTCATACATGAACACAACCTTCACATGGCAACCTCTCGAGCCTTTAATATATTTCGACAAGCATCAGAAATACGCTCTACTACTCGTGTGTATGCTTCACGTCTAATAGTATGGAATGGGTTGGAAATGGACGGAGAATATACGCCGGTCGAGGAAGACATTACGCAGCTACCATACCTACGGTTATCTTTTCTAGACAGTCAGAATTTGCATTTCATGAGGAGGAGATTTATTGATTCGATACCCTTTTTTTGGTGTCTACAGAGTTTGATTGTTATGAGTAACCCTGGTAATGTAATCACTCTACCATCGGAAATCTGGGACTTGCCACTACTCAGACATCTCTTTTCCAATATTGTTTTTCTATGTGATCCTATTCCTGCTCGTTATCGCAACGACGGGCGTGATCCTCATATTTTGGAAACTCTACAGACTCTGGTTGGTGTTTTAGATTTTAGGTGTGGAGAGGAGGTTTATAAGTGA